A single genomic interval of Cupriavidus necator harbors:
- a CDS encoding ABC transporter permease: MTQPTLTLADTLRPEYERESEPFTEAPLARALPWHQRLWQHGWLRKAVILLALGLIWELVARVQDNDLLLPSCLATMRAFGDAVASGELPGKAAISLSVLLRGYAAGIVLAFVLTSLAVSTRFGRDVLDTLTAMFNPLPAIALLPLALLWFGLGTKSLVFVLVHSVLWPLALNMYAGFRAVPPTLRMAGRNYGLRGLRYVALVLVPAALPAILSGLKIGWAFAWRTLIAAELVFGASSGQGGLGWFIFQNRNELYTDRVFAGLAAVILIGLLVEGLVFTTLERLTVRRWGMQH, encoded by the coding sequence ATGACGCAACCGACACTGACATTGGCCGACACGCTTCGGCCCGAATACGAACGCGAGTCTGAACCCTTCACCGAAGCGCCGCTTGCGCGCGCGCTGCCGTGGCACCAGCGCCTGTGGCAACACGGCTGGCTGCGCAAGGCGGTGATCCTGCTGGCGCTGGGGCTGATCTGGGAGCTGGTGGCGCGCGTGCAGGACAACGACCTGCTGCTGCCGTCATGCCTGGCCACGATGCGCGCCTTCGGCGACGCGGTGGCCAGCGGCGAGCTGCCGGGCAAGGCGGCGATTTCGCTGTCGGTGCTGCTGCGCGGCTATGCGGCCGGGATCGTGCTGGCGTTCGTGCTGACCTCGCTGGCGGTGTCCACGCGCTTCGGGCGCGATGTGCTGGACACGCTCACCGCCATGTTCAATCCGCTGCCGGCGATCGCGCTGTTGCCGCTGGCGCTGCTGTGGTTCGGGCTGGGCACCAAAAGCTTGGTCTTCGTGCTGGTCCATTCGGTGCTGTGGCCGCTGGCGCTGAACATGTACGCGGGCTTCCGGGCGGTGCCGCCGACGCTGCGCATGGCGGGCCGCAACTACGGCCTGCGCGGGCTGCGCTATGTCGCGCTGGTGCTGGTGCCGGCGGCGCTGCCGGCGATCCTGTCGGGCCTGAAGATCGGCTGGGCCTTTGCGTGGCGCACGCTGATCGCGGCCGAGCTGGTGTTCGGCGCGTCGTCGGGGCAGGGCGGGCTGGGCTGGTTTATCTTCCAGAACCGCAATGAGCTCTACACCGACCGCGTTTTTGCAGGGCTGGCCGCGGTGATCCTGATCGGGCTGCTGGTGGAGGGACTGGTGTTCACCACGCTGGAACGGCTGACGGTGCGCCGCTGGGGCATGCAGCACTAG
- a CDS encoding ABC transporter substrate-binding protein, with protein MFSRFSRKLGLLALSAGLAITGNAHAEGKLRIAEQFGVVYLLLNVARDQQLIEKHGKQQGVDIKVEWTQLSGGAAVNDALLSGAIDIAGAGVGPLLTLWDRTHGKQNVRGVASLGNFPYYLVSNNPKVKSIADFTEKDRIALPAVGVSVQSRVLQLAAARQWGDKEYNRLDKWTVAVPHPDAAAAIISGGTEITGHFGNPPFQEQELAGNPNARIVLNSYDVLGGPSSSTVLYATEKFRSDNPKTYRAFVDALAEAAAFATANPEAAADIYLRQSKAKTDRALLLRVLKNPQVQFRVAPQNTFALAAFMHRVGAIRNQPKSWQDYFFQDPVTAQGS; from the coding sequence ATGTTTTCTCGTTTTTCCCGCAAGCTCGGCCTGCTGGCGCTGAGCGCCGGCCTGGCCATCACCGGCAACGCGCACGCCGAAGGCAAGCTGCGCATCGCCGAGCAGTTTGGCGTGGTCTACCTGCTGCTCAACGTGGCGCGCGACCAGCAGCTGATTGAAAAGCACGGCAAGCAGCAGGGTGTCGACATCAAGGTCGAATGGACGCAACTGTCGGGCGGCGCCGCGGTCAATGACGCGCTGCTGTCCGGTGCCATCGATATCGCCGGCGCCGGCGTGGGCCCGCTGCTGACGCTGTGGGACCGCACCCACGGCAAGCAGAACGTGCGGGGCGTGGCATCGCTGGGCAACTTCCCGTACTACCTGGTCAGCAACAACCCCAAGGTGAAGTCGATTGCCGACTTCACCGAGAAGGACCGCATCGCGCTGCCGGCGGTGGGCGTTTCGGTCCAGTCGCGCGTGCTGCAACTGGCTGCGGCCAGGCAATGGGGCGACAAGGAATACAACCGCCTCGACAAGTGGACCGTGGCGGTGCCGCACCCGGATGCCGCCGCGGCGATCATTTCCGGCGGCACCGAGATCACCGGCCACTTCGGCAATCCGCCGTTCCAGGAGCAGGAACTGGCGGGCAACCCCAACGCGCGTATCGTGCTGAATTCGTATGACGTGCTGGGCGGTCCGAGTTCTTCCACGGTGCTGTACGCGACCGAGAAGTTCCGCAGCGACAACCCCAAGACCTATCGCGCCTTCGTCGATGCGCTGGCCGAGGCCGCGGCCTTTGCCACCGCCAATCCGGAAGCGGCCGCCGACATCTACCTGCGGCAGAGCAAGGCCAAAACCGACCGCGCGCTGCTGCTGCGCGTGCTGAAGAATCCGCAGGTGCAGTTCCGCGTGGCGCCGCAGAACACCTTTGCGCTGGCCGCTTTCATGCACCGCGTTGGCGCGATCCGCAACCAGCCCAAGTCCTGGCAGGACTACTTCTTCCAGGACCCGGTCACCGCGCAGGGGAGCTGA
- the soxC gene encoding sulfite dehydrogenase has translation MSNDLTSGRRRFLQRGAVLGAAAAGAATAARAEPLTVAPWTRTPGEPVLWHAYGQPSPFEKDVVRRSRSAAPLPGANSSMTPLQDLRGIITPTGLVFERHHAGIPLIDPAQHRLAVHGLVARPRIFTMDDLVRLPSVSRIHFLECSGNTGREWKAPGAKSVQISHGLLSCCEWTGVPLSVVLDEVGVAPDAAWVLAEGADGAAMTRSVPLAKALEDAMLVYAQNGEMLRPEHGYPLRLFLPGYEGNMSIKWLRRLKLGRAPFMSREETSKYTDSLPDGSARQFTFLMDVKSVITFPAPDHRLRERGFYEISGLAWSGHGRIRRVEVSVDGGRSWREAQLQEPVLDRALVRFRLPWRWDGGPASLESRAIDEAGNVQPTPDQLVAARGVASTYHYNAIQRWRVAADGSIANARA, from the coding sequence ATGAGCAATGACCTGACTTCCGGCCGCCGGCGCTTCCTGCAGCGCGGGGCGGTGCTGGGCGCCGCCGCGGCCGGCGCCGCCACTGCGGCGCGCGCTGAGCCCCTGACGGTTGCGCCGTGGACGCGCACGCCGGGCGAGCCCGTGCTGTGGCATGCCTACGGCCAGCCGTCCCCGTTCGAGAAAGACGTGGTGCGGCGCAGCCGCAGCGCGGCGCCGCTTCCCGGCGCCAACTCGTCGATGACGCCGCTGCAGGACCTGCGCGGCATCATCACGCCGACCGGGCTGGTGTTCGAGCGCCATCACGCCGGCATCCCGCTGATCGACCCGGCGCAGCACCGGCTGGCGGTGCACGGGCTGGTGGCGCGCCCGCGCATCTTCACCATGGACGACCTGGTGCGCCTGCCGTCGGTATCGCGCATCCATTTCCTGGAGTGCTCGGGCAACACCGGACGCGAGTGGAAGGCGCCCGGTGCCAAGTCCGTGCAGATCAGCCACGGCCTGCTGTCTTGCTGTGAGTGGACCGGCGTGCCGTTGTCCGTGGTGCTCGATGAAGTCGGCGTGGCGCCGGATGCGGCCTGGGTGCTGGCCGAAGGCGCCGATGGCGCAGCCATGACGCGCAGCGTGCCGCTGGCCAAGGCGCTGGAAGATGCAATGCTGGTCTATGCGCAGAACGGCGAGATGCTGCGGCCCGAGCATGGCTATCCGCTGCGGCTGTTCCTGCCGGGCTATGAGGGCAACATGTCCATCAAGTGGCTGCGGCGCCTGAAGCTGGGGCGCGCGCCGTTCATGTCGCGCGAAGAGACGTCGAAGTACACGGACTCCTTGCCCGACGGCAGCGCGCGGCAGTTCACCTTCCTGATGGACGTGAAGTCCGTGATTACCTTCCCCGCGCCGGATCACAGACTGCGTGAGCGCGGGTTCTATGAGATCTCGGGCCTGGCGTGGTCGGGCCATGGGCGCATCCGCCGCGTCGAGGTGTCGGTCGACGGTGGCCGCAGCTGGCGCGAGGCGCAGTTGCAGGAGCCGGTGCTGGACCGCGCGCTGGTGCGCTTCCGCCTGCCGTGGCGCTGGGATGGCGGGCCAGCTTCGCTGGAGAGCCGCGCCATCGACGAAGCCGGCAACGTCCAGCCCACGCCGGACCAGCTGGTGGCCGCGCGCGGCGTGGCTTCCACCTATCACTACAACGCGATCCAGCGCTGGCGCGTGGCCGCGGACGGGAGTATTGCCAATGCGCGCGCTTGA
- a CDS encoding ABC transporter permease: protein MTTSAIRPRIRLHRALRGWVLPLALLALWWAAVRFGWTTSPLLVPVSSVWDTAVRQLQSGALATALAASLWRDLAGFAIGASAGLVFGTALGLSRLFERMVGPSFHTVKQISLFAWIPLISVWFGLGDAAKVVFLSLAAFFPVVLNTFEGIRAVPADLLEVARVLRFSRTQVLWRVVLPSAAPSIFAGIHLGLIYAWLATLGAEYLLVSGKGIGNTMTDGRENFWMDLVIFGVIVVGLVGFTLNWIASRIESRLLAWRGRSVAAG, encoded by the coding sequence ATGACCACGTCCGCTATCCGCCCCCGTATTCGCCTGCACCGCGCCTTGCGCGGCTGGGTGCTGCCGCTCGCGCTGCTCGCGCTGTGGTGGGCCGCCGTGCGCTTTGGCTGGACCACTTCGCCGCTGCTGGTGCCGGTATCCAGCGTCTGGGACACCGCGGTGCGCCAGCTGCAGAGCGGCGCGCTGGCCACGGCATTGGCCGCCAGCCTGTGGCGCGACCTGGCCGGCTTTGCCATCGGCGCCAGCGCCGGGCTGGTGTTCGGCACGGCGCTGGGCCTGTCGCGCCTGTTCGAACGCATGGTCGGTCCGAGCTTTCACACGGTCAAGCAGATCTCGCTGTTTGCATGGATCCCGCTGATCTCGGTCTGGTTCGGGCTGGGCGATGCCGCCAAGGTGGTGTTCCTGTCGCTGGCCGCATTCTTCCCGGTGGTGCTGAACACCTTCGAAGGCATCCGCGCCGTGCCGGCGGACCTGCTCGAGGTTGCGCGCGTCCTGCGATTCAGCCGCACCCAGGTGCTGTGGCGCGTGGTGCTGCCGTCGGCGGCGCCGTCGATCTTCGCCGGCATCCACCTGGGGCTGATCTATGCGTGGCTGGCCACGCTCGGCGCCGAGTACCTGCTGGTATCCGGCAAGGGCATCGGCAACACCATGACCGACGGCCGCGAGAACTTCTGGATGGACCTGGTGATCTTCGGCGTGATCGTGGTCGGCCTGGTCGGCTTCACGCTGAACTGGATTGCCAGCCGCATCGAATCGCGCCTGCTCGCCTGGCGCGGGCGCTCGGTGGCAGCGGGCTGA
- a CDS encoding sensor domain-containing diguanylate cyclase — MHLDQQTIAVVMMVFFCSTLIIAAGLVFALRASEAGRLWAFGHVLVSAAGLALAISAASGTGQLGTLGALAFVAGWLLIYRGVRVYYGVPAHPAALAAAGVIGLGLTAATSGMPDGQQVVLRIVYGLLALVSLGTFATLARAGRGRRSIGAPLVLVASLVHLATQLAGFSHAMNLPVAGGAGAAPLTLFFAGPVGSAWLLAPLMATLLGLFGFTVMAMEQIVAHNESGARVDALTGLLNRGALEMSALSLVARWQRDGQALSCLVIDIDYFKQVNDTFGHHAGDAVLREVAHALDNSRRASDVAGRYGGEEFCILCPHTDEQQASALANRILRKVRAIELPAGRGHASVSIGVAQLRGGPGSKEALWRLLFADADRALYHAKEHGRDRYVLASSMAAPAAASASPAPLLEPEPDLAG; from the coding sequence GTGCACCTGGACCAGCAGACCATTGCGGTGGTGATGATGGTGTTTTTTTGCAGCACGCTGATTATTGCGGCGGGGCTGGTGTTCGCGCTGCGCGCGAGCGAGGCGGGGCGGCTGTGGGCGTTCGGGCACGTACTGGTGTCGGCCGCGGGCCTGGCGCTGGCCATCAGCGCGGCCAGCGGCACCGGCCAGCTGGGCACGCTGGGAGCGTTGGCGTTCGTGGCTGGCTGGTTGCTGATCTACCGCGGCGTGCGGGTCTATTACGGCGTGCCGGCCCATCCCGCGGCGCTGGCCGCCGCGGGCGTGATCGGGCTTGGCCTGACCGCGGCCACCAGCGGCATGCCCGACGGGCAGCAGGTGGTGCTGCGCATCGTCTACGGCCTGCTGGCGCTGGTCTCGCTGGGCACCTTTGCCACGCTGGCGCGTGCCGGGCGCGGGCGCCGCAGCATCGGCGCGCCGCTGGTGCTGGTGGCCAGCCTGGTGCATCTGGCCACGCAGCTGGCCGGCTTCAGCCATGCCATGAACCTGCCCGTGGCGGGCGGTGCGGGCGCCGCGCCGCTGACGCTGTTCTTTGCCGGCCCGGTCGGCTCGGCCTGGCTGCTGGCGCCGCTGATGGCCACGCTGCTGGGCCTGTTCGGCTTCACCGTGATGGCGATGGAGCAGATCGTCGCGCACAACGAAAGCGGCGCGCGCGTGGATGCCCTGACCGGGCTGCTCAACCGCGGGGCGCTGGAGATGTCGGCACTGTCGCTGGTGGCGCGCTGGCAGCGCGACGGGCAGGCGCTGTCCTGCCTGGTGATCGACATCGATTATTTCAAGCAGGTCAACGATACCTTCGGCCATCACGCTGGCGACGCCGTGCTGCGCGAAGTCGCGCATGCGCTGGACAACTCGCGCCGCGCCTCGGACGTGGCCGGGCGCTACGGTGGCGAAGAGTTCTGCATCCTGTGCCCGCATACCGACGAGCAGCAGGCCTCGGCGCTGGCCAACCGTATCCTGCGCAAGGTGCGCGCGATTGAACTGCCCGCCGGGCGCGGCCATGCCAGCGTCAGCATTGGCGTGGCGCAGCTGCGCGGCGGCCCGGGCAGCAAGGAAGCGCTGTGGCGCCTGTTGTTTGCCGATGCCGACCGCGCCCTCTACCACGCCAAGGAACATGGGCGCGACCGCTATGTGCTGGCCTCGTCCATGGCGGCGCCGGCGGCCGCGAGCGCATCGCCCGCGCCGCTGCTGGAGCCAGAGCCCGACCTGGCCGGCTGA
- a CDS encoding ABC transporter ATP-binding protein yields the protein MAIHNLRVVSERATPLLQVDGVSLEYRTPERIVRATHRVSFDVHAGDRFVLLGPSGCGKSTLLKAVAGFVPPSEGEIRLEGRRVLQPGPDRIVVFQEFDQLPPWQTVAQNVMFPLRQARKLSRAEARELALDSLHKVGLAGFADAYPHTLSGGMKQRVAIARALAMRPKVLLMDEPFAALDALTRRRMQEELLALWDDAAFTLLFVTHSIEEALVVGSRILLLSPHPGRVRAELNSHQFSLASQGGAEFQAAAQRIHTLLFDEPAAEAAPRARSAAGR from the coding sequence ATGGCCATCCATAACCTGCGCGTGGTGTCGGAGCGCGCCACGCCGTTGCTGCAGGTCGATGGCGTGTCGCTGGAATACCGGACGCCCGAGCGCATCGTGCGCGCCACCCATCGTGTCAGCTTCGACGTGCATGCCGGCGACCGCTTCGTGCTGCTGGGCCCGTCCGGCTGCGGCAAGTCCACGCTGCTGAAGGCGGTTGCCGGGTTCGTTCCGCCCAGCGAGGGCGAGATCCGGCTTGAAGGCCGGCGTGTGCTGCAGCCCGGCCCGGACCGCATCGTGGTGTTCCAGGAGTTCGACCAGCTGCCGCCGTGGCAGACGGTGGCGCAGAACGTGATGTTCCCGCTGCGGCAGGCGCGCAAGCTGTCGCGGGCGGAGGCGCGCGAGCTGGCGCTGGACAGCCTGCACAAGGTCGGGCTGGCCGGTTTTGCCGATGCCTATCCGCATACGCTGTCGGGCGGCATGAAGCAGCGCGTGGCGATCGCGCGCGCGCTGGCGATGCGCCCCAAGGTGCTGCTGATGGACGAGCCCTTTGCCGCGCTGGACGCGCTCACGCGCCGGCGCATGCAGGAAGAGCTGCTGGCGCTGTGGGACGACGCGGCCTTCACGCTGCTGTTTGTCACGCATTCGATCGAAGAGGCGCTGGTGGTGGGCAGCCGCATCCTGCTGCTGTCGCCGCACCCGGGCCGCGTGCGCGCGGAACTCAACAGCCACCAGTTCAGCCTGGCCAGCCAGGGCGGCGCCGAATTCCAGGCCGCCGCGCAACGCATCCATACCTTGCTGTTCGACGAACCCGCCGCCGAGGCCGCGCCGCGTGCGCGCAGCGCGGCGGGCCGCTGA
- a CDS encoding IclR family transcriptional regulator: protein MPRKAAQVSEADKHAAAGGAIAVDRALFVLSVFRLGDTALGLAELAQRSGLYKSTLLRLLASLEHAGLVRRQSDGRYGLGPEVARLNAVYAASFSLEAVVMPALRELVRITRESAAFHVEQGEHRLCLYRVDSPQPVRDHVRAGELLPRDRGAGARVLRAFAGESGTLYERIRHEGVAALVGDRSPDLAGVSAPVFGPGDVLCGALTLTCPASRYREDFRVDVLHAARALTQALGGTFPDSIADNASAG, encoded by the coding sequence ATGCCACGCAAAGCCGCACAGGTTTCAGAAGCCGACAAGCACGCCGCCGCGGGCGGCGCCATCGCCGTGGACCGGGCGCTGTTCGTGCTGTCGGTGTTCCGTCTCGGCGATACCGCGCTGGGGCTGGCCGAGCTGGCGCAACGCAGCGGCCTGTACAAGAGCACGCTGCTGCGCTTGCTGGCCTCGCTTGAGCACGCCGGGCTGGTGCGGCGCCAGTCCGACGGGCGCTATGGCCTGGGGCCCGAGGTGGCGCGGCTCAATGCCGTCTACGCCGCGTCGTTCTCATTGGAGGCGGTGGTGATGCCGGCGCTGCGCGAGCTGGTGCGCATCACGCGTGAAAGCGCGGCCTTCCATGTCGAGCAGGGCGAGCACCGGCTGTGCCTGTACCGCGTCGATTCGCCGCAGCCGGTGCGCGACCATGTCCGCGCCGGCGAACTGCTGCCGCGCGACCGGGGCGCCGGCGCGCGCGTGCTGCGCGCCTTTGCCGGCGAGTCCGGCACGCTCTACGAGCGCATCCGGCACGAGGGCGTGGCGGCACTGGTGGGCGACCGCAGCCCCGATCTTGCCGGGGTGTCGGCGCCGGTATTCGGTCCCGGTGATGTGCTGTGCGGCGCGCTGACGCTGACCTGCCCGGCCTCGCGCTACCGTGAAGACTTCCGCGTCGATGTGCTGCATGCGGCGCGCGCGCTGACCCAGGCGCTGGGCGGCACCTTTCCGGACAGCATTGCGGACAATGCCTCCGCGGGCTGA
- a CDS encoding helix-turn-helix domain-containing protein, giving the protein MAYPSSNRRVSFLSLRAYVAVMQHRDAVRAAQALRIHPQRLYYHIRGLEAALGKPLFSTCSPDWLPTSTGVTALPKVVAMLAIWDQIEAGIRASQPAAAAREAEPGAIARYGAAFWVRQATM; this is encoded by the coding sequence ATGGCTTACCCATCCAGCAACCGGCGCGTCAGCTTCCTGTCGTTGCGCGCCTATGTCGCAGTGATGCAGCACCGTGATGCCGTCCGCGCCGCGCAAGCGCTGCGCATCCATCCGCAAAGGCTGTACTACCACATCCGCGGCCTCGAGGCCGCGCTCGGCAAGCCGCTGTTCAGCACTTGCAGCCCGGACTGGCTGCCGACATCCACGGGCGTGACCGCACTGCCCAAGGTCGTCGCCATGCTGGCCATCTGGGATCAGATCGAGGCGGGCATCCGTGCCAGCCAGCCTGCCGCGGCGGCCCGGGAAGCCGAGCCCGGCGCCATTGCGCGCTACGGCGCCGCATTCTGGGTGCGGCAGGCGACGATGTAG
- a CDS encoding ABC transporter permease, which translates to MSVAESLSLPAAAAPRAPSSRKPLRWQDATRWLLAWPVPLALLLVWYVAARNAWIPPQVLPAPEDVARTLADLWQSGELQANLAISALRVAGGFAVGLAGGLALGAAMGLSPTLRDYVYPTFKAFSQVPVLGWLPLLMLLVGIDEALKVILIAKAAFVPVALNTYKGIGSVPTRYLEVARVLQLTRWQTLSRVVLPAAAAPVWNGVRYGLTHAWLALVVVELLASSEGLGYMIVYGRQLFQLDMVLAAVVVVGVVGFALDKTLALAEGAVLRWRKPGF; encoded by the coding sequence ATGTCCGTCGCCGAATCGCTTTCACTGCCCGCCGCAGCAGCACCGCGCGCGCCTTCCTCACGCAAGCCACTGCGCTGGCAGGATGCCACACGCTGGCTGCTGGCCTGGCCGGTGCCGCTGGCGCTGCTGCTGGTTTGGTACGTGGCCGCCCGCAATGCCTGGATTCCGCCGCAGGTGCTGCCCGCACCCGAAGACGTCGCACGCACGCTGGCCGACCTCTGGCAAAGCGGGGAACTGCAGGCCAACCTGGCCATCAGCGCGCTGCGCGTGGCCGGCGGCTTCGCCGTGGGGCTGGCCGGCGGCCTGGCGCTGGGCGCGGCCATGGGCCTGTCGCCGACGTTGCGCGACTACGTCTACCCGACCTTCAAGGCGTTCAGCCAGGTGCCGGTGCTGGGCTGGCTGCCGCTGCTGATGCTGCTGGTCGGCATCGACGAAGCGCTCAAGGTGATCCTGATCGCCAAGGCCGCCTTCGTGCCGGTGGCGCTGAACACGTACAAGGGCATCGGCAGCGTGCCGACCCGCTACCTGGAAGTGGCGCGGGTGCTGCAGCTCACGCGCTGGCAGACGCTGTCGCGCGTGGTGCTGCCCGCCGCGGCCGCGCCGGTGTGGAACGGCGTGCGCTACGGCCTTACGCACGCATGGCTGGCGCTGGTGGTGGTGGAGCTGCTGGCCTCGTCCGAGGGGCTGGGCTACATGATCGTCTACGGGCGCCAGCTGTTCCAGCTCGACATGGTGCTGGCCGCCGTGGTGGTGGTGGGCGTGGTGGGCTTTGCGCTGGACAAGACGCTGGCGCTGGCCGAAGGCGCGGTGCTGCGCTGGCGCAAGCCGGGCTTCTGA
- a CDS encoding TauD/TfdA dioxygenase family protein, with the protein MTTATAHASVSRQQSAPLSTALSADAGNFEIRPLDAPLGAEVIGLDLSQPLSDADVVRIHRAHLDYHVVVFRDQQITPAQQIDFSRRFGPLQIHVLHQFQLPGHAEVLVVSNVVENGKPIGLGDAGHFWHSDLSYKEKPSLGSLLHARELPAEGGDTLFANMHLAWDTLPSALQRAVDGLHAEHTYLARYAELQQRSPWRPDLTPEQIAQVRPVLQPVVRTHPETGRKALFVSEHFTTRIVGLPEQESRDLLDQLFAHSVKPAHIYRHQWQPHDLVFWDNRSLLHLAAGCPPEQRRVMYRTTIEGDVPR; encoded by the coding sequence ATGACGACCGCAACCGCCCACGCTAGTGTTTCGCGCCAGCAGAGCGCGCCGCTTTCCACCGCATTGTCAGCAGACGCGGGCAACTTCGAGATCCGTCCGCTGGACGCGCCGCTGGGCGCGGAAGTGATCGGGCTCGACTTGTCGCAGCCGCTGTCCGACGCGGATGTTGTCCGCATCCATCGCGCCCACCTCGACTACCACGTGGTGGTGTTCCGCGACCAGCAGATCACGCCCGCGCAGCAGATCGATTTCAGCCGCCGCTTCGGGCCGTTGCAGATCCACGTGCTGCACCAGTTCCAGCTGCCGGGCCATGCGGAAGTGCTGGTGGTGTCCAACGTGGTCGAGAACGGCAAGCCGATCGGGCTCGGCGATGCCGGCCACTTCTGGCATTCGGACCTGTCGTACAAGGAAAAGCCCAGCCTCGGTTCGCTGCTGCATGCGCGCGAGCTGCCCGCCGAAGGCGGCGACACGCTGTTCGCCAACATGCATCTGGCCTGGGACACGCTGCCGTCGGCGCTGCAACGCGCCGTCGATGGCCTGCACGCCGAGCACACCTACCTGGCGCGCTATGCCGAGCTGCAGCAGCGCAGCCCGTGGCGGCCCGACCTGACGCCGGAGCAGATCGCGCAGGTCAGGCCGGTGCTGCAGCCGGTGGTGCGCACCCATCCGGAGACAGGGCGCAAGGCGCTCTTTGTCAGCGAGCACTTCACCACCCGCATCGTCGGCCTGCCCGAGCAGGAAAGCCGCGACCTGCTGGACCAGTTGTTCGCGCACAGCGTCAAGCCCGCCCACATCTACCGCCACCAGTGGCAGCCACATGACCTGGTGTTCTGGGACAACCGCTCGCTGCTGCATCTTGCCGCGGGCTGTCCGCCGGAACAGCGGCGCGTGATGTACCGCACCACCATCGAAGGCGACGTGCCGCGCTGA
- a CDS encoding class I SAM-dependent methyltransferase, whose amino-acid sequence MTAIHQAAAQGFASQADTYARGRPEYPAEIDAWLRGTLGLRAGRTVLDLGAGTGKFTRRLAETGTTVIAVEPVAQMRAQLAVALPSVQALEGSAEAIPLADASVDAVVCAQAFHWFANAGAMAEIGRVLRPGGRLGLVWNVRDESVDWVAQLTAIMMPYEGDAPRFYRGDWKRVFPAEGFGPLALQCQPYTHVGAPQQVIVDRVMSVSFIAALPAAEQARVRARLQAVIDGHPALAGRAEVAFPYRTEAYCCERLA is encoded by the coding sequence ATGACCGCCATCCACCAGGCCGCCGCACAGGGATTCGCCAGCCAGGCCGATACCTACGCGCGCGGACGCCCCGAATATCCCGCTGAAATCGACGCCTGGCTGCGCGGCACGCTGGGCCTGCGCGCCGGCCGCACCGTGCTGGACCTGGGCGCTGGCACCGGCAAGTTCACGCGCCGGCTGGCGGAGACCGGCACGACGGTGATCGCAGTCGAACCGGTGGCGCAGATGCGCGCTCAGCTGGCCGTGGCGCTGCCGTCGGTACAGGCGCTGGAAGGCAGTGCCGAGGCCATTCCGCTGGCCGATGCCAGCGTCGATGCCGTGGTCTGCGCGCAGGCCTTCCACTGGTTTGCCAATGCGGGCGCGATGGCGGAAATCGGCCGCGTGCTGCGCCCTGGCGGCCGGCTCGGGTTGGTATGGAACGTGCGCGATGAAAGCGTGGACTGGGTGGCGCAGCTGACAGCCATCATGATGCCGTATGAAGGCGACGCGCCGCGTTTCTACAGGGGTGACTGGAAGCGGGTCTTTCCCGCCGAGGGCTTTGGGCCGCTGGCGCTGCAGTGCCAGCCCTACACGCATGTGGGGGCGCCGCAGCAGGTGATCGTGGACCGGGTGATGTCGGTGAGCTTCATTGCCGCGCTGCCGGCAGCGGAGCAGGCCCGCGTGCGCGCACGGCTGCAGGCGGTCATCGACGGGCATCCCGCGCTGGCGGGCCGTGCCGAGGTTGCCTTCCCTTATCGCACCGAGGCCTATTGCTGCGAACGGCTGGCCTGA
- a CDS encoding c-type cytochrome, with product MRALERISGAAAVLALACAAQTVLAQAYGIGRPASELDLAAWNIDVTPDGTGLPPGSGTVARGQQVYAQHCAACHGVNGEGKPADALVGGQGTLKDAARGKDPVKTIGSFWPYATTVFDFINRAMPYNAPQSLAPDEVYAVTAWLLHKNGILPADAVLDARTLPQVKMPNRDGFVADARPDTANVPCRSACPGKP from the coding sequence ATGCGCGCGCTTGAACGAATCAGTGGCGCCGCCGCCGTGCTGGCGCTGGCTTGCGCGGCCCAAACGGTCCTTGCGCAGGCCTACGGCATAGGCCGCCCCGCCAGCGAGCTCGACCTTGCCGCGTGGAATATCGACGTGACCCCGGACGGCACGGGCCTGCCGCCGGGCAGCGGCACGGTCGCGCGTGGCCAGCAGGTCTATGCGCAGCACTGTGCCGCATGTCACGGCGTCAATGGCGAAGGCAAGCCGGCCGATGCGCTGGTGGGCGGGCAGGGCACGCTGAAGGACGCCGCCAGGGGCAAGGACCCGGTCAAGACCATCGGCAGCTTCTGGCCTTATGCGACCACGGTATTCGACTTCATCAACCGTGCCATGCCCTACAACGCGCCGCAGAGCCTGGCACCGGACGAGGTCTATGCCGTCACCGCGTGGCTGCTGCACAAGAACGGCATCCTGCCCGCGGATGCGGTGCTGGACGCGCGCACGCTGCCGCAGGTGAAGATGCCGAACCGCGATGGCTTTGTCGCCGACGCGCGCCCGGATACGGCCAACGTGCCGTGCCGCAGCGCTTGCCCCGGCAAGCCCTGA